The Pseudophaeobacter arcticus DSM 23566 genome includes a region encoding these proteins:
- a CDS encoding aminoglycoside phosphotransferase family protein, translating to MTDRDSQISAFLHRTGRGDWSREPLAGDASARRYERLTSPDGRTLILMDAPLGSGETILPFVRIANYLRSLDFSAPAILGEDADNGFLLTEDFGDQRFYEVLEQDPRQEKALYSLATDFLVQLHKVSGSKALPGLDHLGPRVMAEMSGLVIERYCDAINGRGDSDLKTRFENQFEDILRQTVKEDMVFVHRDFHVQNLMYLPDREGLAQVGVIDFQDARIGHPAYDLVSLLQDARRDVPAAIESRMINRYLDASGLDESGFRGAYSVIGVQRNLRILGIFARLSQDFGKPQYLELIPRVWTHVINGLEHPALAPLAEFLLPELPAPTPENLAKLR from the coding sequence ATGACAGACCGTGACAGCCAGATTTCGGCATTTTTGCACCGCACCGGACGCGGCGACTGGAGCCGTGAGCCACTGGCCGGCGATGCCTCGGCGCGCCGGTATGAGCGACTGACGAGCCCGGATGGCCGCACCTTGATCCTGATGGATGCCCCTCTTGGCAGCGGCGAGACCATTCTCCCCTTTGTCCGTATCGCCAACTACCTGCGATCCCTTGACTTCAGCGCCCCTGCCATCCTCGGCGAGGATGCAGATAACGGCTTTTTGCTGACCGAAGATTTTGGCGATCAGCGGTTCTACGAGGTGCTCGAACAGGATCCCCGTCAGGAGAAAGCGCTCTATTCACTGGCCACCGATTTTTTGGTCCAGCTGCACAAAGTCTCAGGATCAAAGGCACTGCCCGGCCTGGATCATCTGGGCCCCCGCGTCATGGCTGAAATGTCCGGCCTGGTGATCGAGCGCTATTGCGACGCCATCAACGGCAGGGGCGATTCGGATCTGAAAACCCGGTTTGAAAACCAGTTTGAGGATATCCTGCGCCAGACCGTGAAAGAGGACATGGTTTTTGTGCATCGGGATTTTCACGTGCAAAACCTGATGTACCTTCCTGATCGCGAGGGTCTGGCACAGGTCGGCGTGATTGATTTTCAAGACGCCCGCATAGGCCATCCCGCCTATGATCTTGTGTCCCTTCTGCAAGACGCCCGCCGGGATGTGCCTGCCGCCATCGAGTCCCGCATGATCAACCGATACCTGGATGCCTCTGGACTGGATGAATCCGGGTTTCGCGGTGCCTATTCTGTGATCGGCGTCCAGCGCAACCTGCGTATTCTGGGCATTTTCGCCCGGCTGTCGCAGGACTTTGGCAAACCCCAATATCTGGAGTTGATACCACGCGTCTGGACCCATGTTATCAACGGGTTGGAGCATCCGGCCCTTGCTCCTTTGGCGGAATTCTTGTTGCCAGAACTGCCTGCTCCCACCCCTGAAAACCTGGCAAAGCTGCGCTGA
- a CDS encoding nucleotidyltransferase family protein yields MSLTIPPRSCPNVMLFAAGFGTRMKALTQTCPKPMIPVGGQPLIDHTLQLAQAIQPQRIVANLHYLPQVLEAHLAPKAVLLSHESPQVLDTGGGLRQALPLLGADPVFTANTDVIWKGENPFQVALNAWDPARMDALLVCIPTSRCRGRKGGGDFTCDSQGHISRGGDLVYGGVQILKTEGLHGIEENIFSLNLLWNDMASQDRLFAVEYPGHWCDVGHPEGIAIAEDLIADDIV; encoded by the coding sequence ATGAGCCTCACCATTCCTCCCCGCAGCTGTCCCAATGTGATGCTCTTTGCCGCCGGTTTTGGCACCCGCATGAAGGCGCTGACCCAGACCTGTCCCAAACCGATGATCCCGGTCGGCGGCCAGCCGTTGATCGACCATACGCTACAGCTGGCCCAGGCAATCCAGCCACAACGGATTGTCGCCAATCTGCATTACCTGCCGCAGGTACTGGAGGCGCATCTTGCGCCCAAGGCGGTGCTGCTGAGCCATGAAAGCCCACAGGTGCTCGATACCGGCGGCGGGCTGCGTCAGGCGCTGCCTCTGCTGGGGGCCGACCCCGTCTTTACCGCCAATACCGATGTGATCTGGAAAGGGGAAAACCCGTTTCAGGTGGCGCTCAACGCCTGGGATCCGGCGCGGATGGATGCGCTATTGGTCTGTATCCCGACCAGCCGCTGCCGCGGCCGCAAAGGCGGTGGAGATTTCACCTGCGACAGCCAAGGCCACATCAGCCGGGGTGGTGATCTGGTCTATGGCGGCGTGCAGATCCTCAAAACCGAAGGGCTGCACGGGATTGAAGAGAATATATTCTCTCTCAACCTTTTGTGGAACGATATGGCCAGCCAGGACCGGCTGTTTGCGGTAGAATATCCGGGCCACTGGTGCGATGTGGGCCATCCCGAAGGGATCGCCATTGCCGAGGATCTGATTGCCGATGATATTGTTTGA
- the addB gene encoding double-strand break repair protein AddB — protein sequence MILFDPQDSPRVFAVPNGVDFPRALAQGLISRSRSLPPEAFARVEVILNTSRMMRRCRALFEKGPALLLPRMRLLTDLAREASLQGLPPALPPLRRRLELSQLIAKLLEAQPDLAARSSLYDLSDSLANLVDEMQSEGVSTEVIRNLDISDMSGHWARAQQFIGIVDQFVDLHSDTVDTQARQRQMVENLIAKWEVDPPQHPVILAGSTGSRGTTHLLMEAIARLPQGAVVLPGYDFDQPVEVWHHLRDALTSEDHPQYRFAKLVSDLDMEPSDVQRWSPDQPASAARNRLVSLALRPAPVTHAWMSEGPELTELDKACADVTLVEAPNPRAEALAIALRLRQAAEDGKTAALISPDRMLTRLVSAALDRWGILPDDSAGLPLQLTPPGRFLRHVAELFCRPLTADALLTLLKHPLTHDGDSAEAARGEHLRHTRDFELNLRRNGPPFPDTASFEAFATDRALMPGWTDWLSQNFADQQVTKTLHLTNWVALLRTRAEAIAAGSQVLAEGQSGTLWDKKAGQEARTVFTNLEAEAAYGGEMSARDFADLLSAILSQGEVRDRDAPYGSIMIWGTLEARVQGADLVILGGLNEGSWPEAAKPDPWLNRQLRHQAGLLLPERRIGLSAHDFQQAIAAPEVWLTRAARSDEADTVASRWLNRLTNLLSGLPDQGGKDALDAMTARGQKWLGWAEALERPSEIPAALRPSPRPPVASRPRRLTITEIPRLIRDPYAIYAKHVLRLRPLNPLVQEPDALLRGTVVHEIFEVFIRDSLEDPSRLTPEYLIKTARSLLDRDVPWPVARMLWLSRIQRLAAEFILAEQSRQTRAKPLKLEAMGEARLEPLDFTIACRADRIDQDDRGFLHLYDYKTGAPPSEAQQKKFEKQLLIEAAMAEEGAFKEIGPAEVARAAFIGLGSTLKEVPAPLQDQPPTKIWEELKQLIGAYFEQDQGYSSRRMVHRDDIAGDYDHLARFGEWDRSATPEPEDLT from the coding sequence ATGATATTGTTTGACCCTCAGGACAGCCCACGCGTCTTTGCCGTTCCCAACGGAGTTGATTTCCCCCGCGCCCTGGCCCAGGGGCTGATCAGTCGCAGCAGATCGCTGCCACCCGAAGCTTTTGCCCGCGTTGAGGTGATCCTCAACACCTCCCGGATGATGCGCCGCTGCCGCGCGCTGTTTGAGAAGGGACCGGCCCTGTTATTGCCGCGCATGCGTCTGCTCACCGATCTGGCACGCGAGGCCAGCCTGCAGGGGCTGCCCCCGGCCCTGCCACCGCTGCGGCGCCGGTTGGAGCTGTCGCAGCTGATCGCCAAGCTGCTGGAGGCCCAGCCCGACCTAGCGGCGCGGTCCTCGCTTTATGATCTCTCGGACAGTCTGGCCAATCTGGTTGACGAAATGCAAAGCGAGGGTGTCAGCACCGAAGTCATCCGCAACCTGGATATATCCGATATGTCAGGGCATTGGGCGCGGGCACAGCAGTTCATCGGCATCGTGGACCAATTTGTCGATCTGCATAGCGACACCGTCGACACCCAGGCCCGGCAACGCCAGATGGTCGAAAACCTGATCGCCAAATGGGAGGTGGATCCGCCGCAGCATCCGGTGATTCTGGCCGGCTCCACGGGCTCACGCGGGACCACGCATCTTTTGATGGAAGCCATTGCCCGCCTGCCCCAGGGCGCGGTGGTTCTGCCCGGCTATGATTTTGATCAACCCGTCGAGGTCTGGCACCACCTGCGCGATGCACTCACCTCCGAAGACCACCCGCAATACCGCTTTGCCAAACTGGTGTCGGATCTCGACATGGAGCCCAGCGATGTACAGCGCTGGAGCCCGGATCAGCCGGCCTCTGCGGCGCGCAACCGTCTGGTCTCGCTGGCCCTGCGCCCGGCCCCCGTCACCCACGCCTGGATGAGCGAAGGCCCAGAGCTCACCGAATTGGACAAGGCCTGCGCCGATGTCACCCTGGTGGAGGCTCCAAACCCACGTGCCGAGGCCCTGGCAATTGCCCTGCGCCTGCGGCAGGCGGCCGAGGATGGCAAAACCGCCGCGCTGATCTCGCCGGATCGGATGCTCACCCGACTGGTGTCAGCCGCATTGGATCGCTGGGGTATCTTGCCCGATGATTCCGCCGGCCTGCCGCTGCAACTGACGCCTCCGGGGCGTTTCCTGCGGCATGTGGCAGAGCTGTTCTGCCGGCCACTTACGGCGGATGCGCTGCTCACCCTGTTGAAACATCCGCTCACCCATGATGGCGACAGCGCCGAGGCGGCGCGCGGCGAACATCTGCGCCATACCCGTGATTTTGAGCTGAACCTGCGCCGCAATGGGCCGCCCTTTCCCGATACGGCAAGCTTTGAAGCCTTTGCTACGGACCGCGCCCTGATGCCTGGCTGGACAGATTGGCTGTCGCAAAACTTTGCCGACCAGCAGGTCACCAAAACGCTGCATCTGACCAATTGGGTGGCGCTGCTGCGCACCCGCGCCGAAGCGATTGCCGCCGGCAGTCAGGTGCTGGCAGAGGGTCAAAGCGGCACCCTGTGGGATAAGAAAGCCGGACAAGAAGCGCGCACAGTCTTTACCAACCTGGAGGCTGAGGCGGCCTATGGCGGCGAGATGTCGGCGCGTGATTTTGCCGATCTTTTGTCCGCCATCCTGTCTCAGGGAGAGGTGCGGGATCGCGACGCGCCCTATGGCTCCATCATGATCTGGGGCACGCTAGAGGCCCGTGTGCAGGGCGCCGATCTTGTAATTCTGGGCGGTCTGAACGAGGGCAGCTGGCCCGAAGCGGCCAAGCCCGATCCCTGGCTTAACCGACAGCTGCGCCATCAGGCGGGGCTGCTGCTGCCCGAACGCCGCATTGGCCTGTCGGCGCATGATTTCCAGCAGGCCATTGCTGCGCCCGAGGTCTGGTTGACCCGTGCGGCCCGCTCGGATGAGGCCGATACCGTTGCCTCGCGCTGGCTCAACCGGCTGACCAATCTGCTCTCCGGTCTGCCGGATCAGGGGGGCAAGGATGCACTGGACGCGATGACGGCGCGTGGCCAGAAATGGCTGGGCTGGGCAGAGGCGCTGGAACGCCCCAGTGAAATCCCCGCCGCGCTGCGCCCTTCTCCACGGCCACCTGTCGCCAGTCGGCCACGTCGGCTGACCATCACCGAAATCCCACGCCTGATCCGCGATCCCTATGCGATTTACGCCAAACACGTGCTGCGCCTCAGGCCTTTGAACCCGCTGGTGCAAGAGCCTGATGCGCTGCTGCGCGGCACCGTGGTGCATGAGATCTTTGAGGTGTTCATCCGCGACAGCCTGGAGGATCCCAGCCGCCTGACGCCCGAATATCTGATCAAAACCGCCCGCAGCCTGCTGGACCGCGATGTGCCCTGGCCGGTGGCGCGGATGCTCTGGCTCAGCCGGATCCAACGGCTTGCAGCGGAGTTCATCCTTGCAGAGCAGTCCCGTCAGACCCGCGCCAAGCCCCTGAAACTGGAAGCCATGGGCGAGGCCCGGCTGGAGCCTTTGGATTTCACCATCGCCTGTCGCGCTGACCGCATAGACCAAGACGATCGCGGCTTTTTGCACCTTTACGACTACAAAACCGGCGCGCCGCCCTCGGAAGCGCAGCAAAAGAAGTTTGAAAAACAGCTGCTGATCGAAGCCGCCATGGCCGAAGAAGGCGCCTTTAAGGAGATCGGCCCCGCCGAGGTCGCCCGCGCCGCCTTTATCGGGCTGGGCAGCACCCTGAAAGAAGTCCCCGCGCCGCTACAGGATCAGCCCCCCACCAAGATCTGGGAAGAGTTAAAACAGTTGATCGGCGCCTATTTTGAACAGGACCAGGGCTATTCCAGCCGCCGCATGGTGCACCGGGATGACATCGCCGGCGACTATGACCATCTTGCCCGGTTTGGCGAATGGGACCGCAGCGCCACGCCCGAACCCGAGGATCTGACATGA
- the addA gene encoding double-strand break repair helicase AddA: MSSSAPKHRDAASEAQFRAARPDASTWLAANAGSGKTKVLTDRVARLLLKGVQPQHILCLTYTKAAASEMQNRLFQRLGEWAMLRDDQLIAALSELGETNTNSEDLAQARTLFARAIETPGGLKIQTIHSFCSSLLRRFPLEAGVSPQFSEMEDRAASLLRAEIVEDMAKGGLAHLIEPLARHVGGSDFEDLTAALCQRRAEFETELDWPALLARFDLADGFDQAALEALVFLGGEAELLSRTRTMLKTGGTTDQRAAAKLAGITTPTLGDLAILEDIFLTGASAAEPFSAKIGKFPTKKLREANVSLMDQLEPLMLRVEDARAKRLALVAARKSHDLHQFAQAFLPEYEARKQQRGWLDFDDLILNARQLLNDPAVAAWVLYRLDGGIDHILVDEAQDTSPVQWDVIEKLTQEFTAGEGARSDVERTIFVVGDKKQSIYSFQGADPDAFDRMQVEFADRLSESGSNLQNAALEFSFRSSAAILRLVDLVFKDSPRAGFHSDALHRAFKSDLPGRVDLWPAVDKTDDDDDSDWTDPVDRPGSRHHTVILAERIARQIKEMIDSGVTIPEDGPTRGTFQRRPVHAGDFLILVQRRSELFSEIIRACKNAELPIAGADRLKVGAELAVKDIAALLSFLATPEDSLALAEVLKSPLFGWSEQILFDLAHRRSGKHLWPALRDRRQEFPDTLAVLDDLRDQTDFLRPFDLIERILTRHQGRQKLLGRLGPEAEDGINALLSQALAYERSDIPSLTGFLVWMQTDDLEIKRQMGASGDMIRVMSVHGSKGLEAPIVILPDTAKRNAPSDAEIMVANGTPVWKLPKDQMPELLFSAREAAQEKQQNERLRLLYVALTRAEKWLIVATAGTLSKDGDSWYQRVEAALREGGATACDLPGGEGLRMAHGDWDGLELVAREVQEKSRPILPELFTLPAPAYVAPEPALTPSDLGGAKALPGEQGLDEEVAKARGSRLHLLLEHLPAQPDAEWAKLTDLLLPEAPDGADLLAEARAVLENPELSHIFAPEALAEVPITAQLGKQRLYGIIDRLIVTADRVLAVDFKSNAQVPKSARHCPKGLLRQMAAYGHALAQIYPDRQIETALLWTRNASLMSLPHDLVTDALKEVLEP, encoded by the coding sequence ATGAGCAGCAGTGCCCCAAAACACCGCGATGCCGCATCCGAAGCCCAGTTTCGCGCCGCCCGACCCGATGCCTCGACCTGGCTGGCGGCCAATGCCGGTTCGGGCAAGACCAAGGTGCTGACCGACAGGGTGGCGCGACTGCTGCTCAAAGGTGTGCAGCCCCAGCATATCCTCTGCCTCACCTATACCAAGGCCGCCGCCAGCGAGATGCAGAACCGCCTGTTTCAGCGGCTGGGGGAATGGGCGATGCTGCGCGATGACCAGCTTATCGCCGCGCTCAGCGAATTGGGGGAGACCAATACCAACTCTGAGGATCTGGCCCAGGCGCGCACCCTGTTTGCCCGCGCGATTGAAACTCCCGGCGGGTTGAAAATTCAGACCATCCATTCGTTCTGTTCCTCGCTGCTGCGCCGTTTCCCGCTGGAGGCCGGCGTCAGCCCGCAGTTTTCCGAAATGGAAGACCGCGCCGCATCCCTGCTGCGGGCCGAGATTGTCGAGGACATGGCCAAGGGCGGTCTGGCACATCTGATAGAACCGCTGGCGCGCCATGTTGGCGGCAGCGATTTTGAAGATCTCACCGCAGCCCTGTGTCAGCGCCGGGCCGAATTTGAAACAGAGCTGGATTGGCCCGCATTGCTGGCCCGGTTTGATCTGGCCGACGGGTTTGACCAGGCCGCGCTTGAGGCGCTGGTCTTTTTGGGTGGCGAGGCAGAGCTGCTGTCGCGCACCCGCACTATGCTGAAAACTGGCGGCACCACCGATCAACGCGCCGCTGCCAAGCTGGCGGGGATTACCACGCCGACACTGGGCGACCTGGCCATATTGGAAGACATCTTTCTGACCGGGGCCAGCGCCGCTGAGCCGTTTTCAGCCAAGATCGGCAAGTTCCCCACCAAGAAACTGCGCGAAGCAAATGTCAGCCTGATGGACCAGCTAGAGCCTTTGATGCTGCGGGTAGAGGACGCCCGCGCCAAGCGGCTGGCCCTGGTGGCGGCCCGAAAATCCCACGACCTGCATCAGTTTGCCCAGGCCTTCCTGCCGGAATATGAGGCGCGCAAACAGCAGCGCGGCTGGCTCGACTTTGACGATCTGATCCTCAACGCCCGTCAGTTGTTGAACGACCCCGCAGTGGCCGCCTGGGTACTGTACCGCCTGGACGGGGGGATCGACCATATTCTGGTGGACGAGGCCCAGGACACCAGCCCGGTTCAATGGGATGTCATCGAAAAACTGACGCAGGAATTCACCGCCGGGGAAGGCGCGCGCTCAGATGTGGAGCGCACTATCTTTGTGGTCGGCGACAAGAAACAGTCGATCTATTCCTTTCAGGGCGCTGACCCGGATGCCTTTGACCGGATGCAGGTGGAATTTGCTGACCGTCTGTCCGAATCCGGCTCAAACCTGCAAAACGCCGCTTTGGAGTTTTCCTTCCGCTCCTCTGCCGCAATCCTGCGGTTGGTGGATCTGGTGTTCAAGGACAGCCCCCGCGCGGGGTTTCACAGCGACGCCCTGCACCGGGCCTTTAAATCTGACCTGCCCGGCCGGGTGGATCTGTGGCCCGCCGTGGATAAAACCGACGACGACGATGACAGCGACTGGACCGATCCGGTGGATCGCCCCGGCAGCCGTCATCACACGGTTATTCTGGCTGAACGCATTGCCCGCCAGATCAAGGAGATGATCGACAGCGGGGTGACCATCCCCGAAGATGGCCCCACACGCGGAACCTTTCAGCGCCGTCCGGTACATGCGGGTGATTTCCTTATTCTGGTGCAGCGCCGATCCGAGCTGTTTTCCGAAATTATCCGCGCCTGCAAAAACGCCGAGCTGCCCATTGCCGGCGCGGATCGGCTCAAGGTGGGGGCGGAACTGGCGGTCAAGGACATCGCCGCGCTCCTGTCCTTCCTGGCCACACCGGAGGATTCGCTGGCCCTGGCCGAGGTGCTGAAATCACCGCTCTTTGGCTGGTCCGAACAGATACTGTTTGATCTGGCCCATCGTCGCAGCGGCAAACATCTGTGGCCGGCGCTGCGGGACCGGCGCCAGGAGTTTCCCGACACCCTGGCGGTGCTGGATGACCTGCGTGATCAAACCGACTTCCTGCGGCCCTTTGATCTGATCGAGCGCATCCTGACCCGCCACCAGGGGCGGCAGAAATTGCTGGGCCGATTGGGACCTGAGGCCGAGGATGGCATCAATGCGCTGCTGTCTCAGGCGCTGGCCTATGAACGCTCTGATATTCCCAGCCTCACCGGGTTTCTGGTCTGGATGCAGACCGATGATCTGGAGATCAAACGCCAGATGGGGGCCTCGGGTGATATGATCCGGGTGATGTCGGTACATGGCTCCAAAGGATTGGAAGCGCCAATTGTGATCCTGCCCGATACCGCCAAACGCAACGCCCCCAGTGATGCGGAAATCATGGTGGCGAATGGCACCCCTGTGTGGAAATTGCCCAAGGATCAGATGCCAGAACTGTTGTTTTCTGCCCGCGAGGCGGCGCAGGAAAAACAGCAGAACGAACGGCTCAGGCTGCTCTATGTGGCGCTGACCCGGGCCGAAAAATGGCTGATTGTGGCCACGGCGGGCACGCTGTCAAAAGACGGTGACAGCTGGTATCAGCGGGTTGAGGCCGCCCTGCGCGAAGGCGGCGCCACCGCCTGTGATCTGCCCGGCGGCGAAGGTCTGCGGATGGCCCATGGCGATTGGGACGGGCTGGAGCTGGTTGCGCGCGAGGTTCAGGAAAAGTCCCGCCCCATTTTGCCCGAGCTCTTTACCCTGCCAGCGCCGGCCTATGTCGCACCTGAACCGGCATTGACGCCTTCGGATCTGGGCGGCGCCAAGGCGCTGCCCGGTGAGCAGGGACTGGACGAGGAGGTCGCAAAGGCGCGCGGCAGCCGGTTGCACCTGTTGCTGGAACATCTGCCTGCCCAGCCAGACGCTGAGTGGGCCAAACTGACGGATCTGTTGTTGCCTGAGGCCCCGGATGGCGCCGATCTGTTGGCCGAGGCCCGCGCTGTTCTGGAAAACCCTGAACTGTCCCATATCTTTGCCCCCGAGGCCCTGGCAGAGGTGCCGATCACCGCCCAGCTGGGAAAGCAGCGACTGTATGGTATTATTGACCGGCTCATCGTGACGGCGGACAGGGTGCTGGCGGTGGATTTCAAATCCAATGCGCAGGTTCCCAAAAGTGCCCGGCACTGCCCCAAGGGCCTGCTGCGGCAGATGGCGGCCTATGGTCATGCGCTGGCGCAGATCTACCCGGACCGCCAGATTGAGACCGCGCTTTTGTGGACCCGTAACGCCAGTCTGATGAGCCTGCCGCACGATCTTGTGACAGATGCGCTCAAGGAGGTGTTGGAACCTTGA
- the trxA gene encoding thioredoxin: MSTVAVTDETFDAEVKNSAVPVVVDFWAEWCGPCKQIGPALEELAAEYGDKLKVVKVDVDSNPNSAAAMGVRGIPALFIFKDGQVVSNRAGAAPKAALQSWINESI, from the coding sequence ATGTCCACCGTAGCCGTCACCGACGAAACATTTGACGCCGAAGTCAAGAATTCCGCAGTCCCCGTTGTGGTGGATTTCTGGGCCGAATGGTGCGGTCCCTGCAAACAGATCGGTCCCGCTCTGGAAGAGCTGGCGGCCGAATATGGCGACAAGCTGAAAGTTGTCAAAGTTGATGTCGACAGCAACCCGAATTCTGCTGCAGCCATGGGCGTACGCGGCATTCCGGCGTTGTTCATCTTCAAGGACGGCCAGGTTGTGTCTAACCGCGCCGGCGCCGCCCCTAAGGCCGCGCTGCAGAGCTGGATCAACGAGTCCATCTGA
- a CDS encoding DUF6500 family protein gives MTPEFRQKAITTCSEKIAKKGEGVGLSFYAFFKNRNDDPELLMQVATWWIRDHQLDHFEKAVKIRDMMQAGA, from the coding sequence ATGACCCCAGAGTTTCGCCAAAAGGCCATTACAACCTGCAGCGAGAAGATCGCCAAGAAAGGGGAGGGCGTAGGCCTGTCGTTTTATGCCTTTTTCAAGAACCGCAACGATGATCCGGAGCTGTTGATGCAGGTGGCAACCTGGTGGATCCGGGACCATCAGTTGGACCATTTTGAGAAGGCCGTAAAAATCCGCGACATGATGCAGGCTGGTGCCTAG
- a CDS encoding Lin0512 family protein, whose product MGKTRVLVEFGMGSSLRRQDYTEAAKRAIKDALWHNSVSIAELFDFPKEAMIIDAEIGLAKPELVDVEALKAIFPYGQPSITVTKGGLDVAKPQGEGVTIIANAAVIVSFDMEEAS is encoded by the coding sequence ATGGGAAAAACACGGGTATTGGTGGAATTCGGCATGGGCAGCTCGCTCAGACGACAGGATTACACCGAGGCGGCAAAGCGTGCGATCAAGGATGCGCTTTGGCATAATTCGGTGAGCATTGCAGAGCTGTTTGATTTCCCAAAAGAGGCCATGATCATTGATGCAGAAATTGGCCTGGCAAAGCCGGAACTGGTGGATGTCGAGGCCTTGAAAGCAATTTTTCCCTATGGCCAGCCCAGTATTACGGTGACAAAGGGCGGATTGGACGTGGCAAAACCTCAGGGGGAGGGTGTCACGATCATTGCCAATGCTGCGGTGATTGTCTCGTTCGATATGGAGGAGGCGTCATGA
- a CDS encoding Lin0512 family protein: MSEKRIILEMGTGNDLYGQDYTKAARRAVQDALHHSSITLFSKLGIDHGEMRVEVTIAVQEPAQVDCDLVAQDLPRGRATVRAVKGGLNVADPESDGLHVVATAAIEAWLPDQSAAYKLSS, encoded by the coding sequence ATGAGCGAGAAACGCATCATTCTGGAAATGGGCACTGGCAACGATCTATATGGTCAGGACTACACCAAGGCGGCGCGCCGTGCGGTGCAGGATGCCTTGCATCATTCCTCGATCACCCTGTTTTCCAAGCTGGGCATTGATCATGGCGAGATGCGGGTTGAAGTCACCATAGCGGTGCAGGAGCCGGCGCAGGTGGATTGTGATCTTGTGGCACAGGATCTGCCACGCGGGCGGGCCACCGTGCGGGCTGTCAAAGGGGGATTGAATGTTGCTGACCCCGAGTCCGATGGTCTGCATGTAGTGGCCACTGCCGCTATTGAGGCCTGGTTGCCGGATCAGTCTGCCGCCTACAAGCTCAGCTCCTGA
- a CDS encoding DUF1127 domain-containing protein has product MTTANLHAPLGAVSVLRLVDGIMNFKTNLVEWNESRQTRKALSQLSATQLEDIGMTRADIDKL; this is encoded by the coding sequence ATGACGACCGCAAACCTCCATGCGCCGCTGGGCGCAGTCTCCGTTCTTCGTTTGGTAGACGGAATCATGAATTTCAAAACCAACCTGGTTGAATGGAATGAATCCCGCCAGACCCGCAAGGCGCTGTCTCAGCTCTCTGCGACACAGTTGGAAGACATCGGTATGACCCGCGCGGATATCGACAAACTGTAA
- the hslV gene encoding ATP-dependent protease subunit HslV has protein sequence MADDQFPGWHGTTIIGVKKGGEVVVAGDGQVSLGQTVIKGTARKVRRLSPGGFDVVAGFAGSTADAFTLLERLEAKLEASPGQLARASVELAKDWRTDKYLQKLEAMLIVTDGTELLVITGAGDVLEPENNVAAIGSGGNFALAAARGMMDSDRSAEAIARDAMAIAADICVYTNGRLTVESIAAETGTDKPTSES, from the coding sequence ATGGCAGATGATCAATTCCCCGGCTGGCACGGAACCACCATTATTGGTGTCAAAAAGGGTGGTGAAGTGGTCGTTGCCGGCGATGGGCAGGTCTCGCTGGGGCAGACCGTGATCAAGGGCACCGCCCGCAAGGTGCGTCGCCTGTCCCCAGGAGGGTTTGACGTGGTCGCCGGTTTTGCCGGATCCACCGCAGATGCCTTTACCCTGCTGGAACGGCTGGAGGCCAAGCTGGAAGCCTCGCCGGGTCAGCTGGCCCGGGCCAGTGTTGAATTGGCCAAGGACTGGCGCACCGATAAATATCTGCAAAAACTCGAAGCCATGCTGATCGTCACCGACGGGACCGAGCTTTTGGTGATCACCGGGGCAGGGGATGTGCTGGAGCCAGAGAATAACGTGGCCGCCATTGGCTCGGGCGGGAATTTTGCCCTCGCCGCCGCCCGTGGTATGATGGACAGTGACCGCAGCGCCGAAGCCATTGCCCGCGACGCCATGGCGATTGCCGCTGATATCTGCGTCTATACAAATGGGCGACTGACCGTCGAAAGCATCGCTGCCGAGACTGGCACAGACAAACCCACCTCGGAGAGTTGA